The Chelatococcus sp. HY11 genome includes a window with the following:
- a CDS encoding alpha/beta hydrolase domain-containing protein, which translates to MKTPPRIRIPNLARTDFADGSAFGEVGAYEILSGKAQVSIDPADHSVSHAYDIALATRDANGQVSASTDVWILRPTDPAKANGTIFFEFVNRGNKRCLQFFNNGVPTNRPSTPADAGNGFLMRQGYTVVIAAWQGDVLPGDGRMTVRLPEAVDENVPLSERIKVEFICDTPGITCLPLSGKTGTYSYPARSLDTSKAVLQRRRYPHSAPQTIGPERWSFTQVLGNGGGLSRGDVQGGEQALVPSAEHIHLPEGFQQGWIYELTYEATRPLVFDMGFIAVRELISFLKTERSDANPLFKADTLPKFAIAWGRSQSGRCIRDFVYRGFNADAAGRRVFDGVLPHISGAGKTMLNRFANLVVAASRQYEDNLNPADRFPFSYAMSRDHITGREDAILKRPETDPLVIHTQTGSEYWYRRGSLVHTDSQGNDLELPETVRYYYWASSQHWSDPMPAKPPLGICTNHQNIVSTVAFFRGTLTLMQAWLEGKAPPPSLYPKRENGTLVSFETWRANFPAIPGTLLPREPNRLAHVDYGPDFDTGAPAPADPTIDPAKEYAVLVPATDADGNDRAGLLAPMVQVPLGTYTGWNLRNRGYGYGALHDFSGSYIPFPETADERQLTGDPRLAILERFASPQDYTEAIRRVAEELRTGGFYHPEDVEFATAMARRFGAVNHLHGLPA; encoded by the coding sequence ATGAAGACGCCCCCCCGCATCCGGATCCCGAACCTTGCCAGAACCGATTTCGCTGACGGCAGCGCCTTCGGCGAGGTCGGCGCCTATGAAATACTGTCCGGGAAGGCACAGGTTTCCATCGATCCTGCCGATCACTCCGTCTCGCATGCCTACGACATCGCACTGGCCACTCGTGATGCCAATGGCCAGGTCAGCGCGTCGACGGATGTCTGGATCCTGCGCCCGACCGACCCGGCCAAGGCGAACGGCACGATCTTCTTCGAATTCGTCAATCGCGGCAACAAGCGCTGCCTGCAGTTCTTCAACAACGGCGTCCCGACCAACCGCCCGTCCACACCCGCGGATGCCGGCAACGGCTTTCTCATGCGGCAGGGCTACACGGTCGTCATCGCCGCATGGCAGGGTGACGTTCTGCCCGGCGACGGTCGCATGACCGTGCGGCTGCCGGAAGCCGTGGATGAGAACGTCCCGCTCTCAGAGCGCATCAAGGTGGAGTTCATCTGCGACACGCCGGGCATTACCTGCCTACCATTGTCCGGCAAGACAGGCACCTATAGCTATCCAGCGCGCTCCCTTGATACCAGCAAAGCCGTCCTGCAGCGACGCCGCTATCCCCATTCCGCACCGCAGACGATTGGTCCGGAGCGTTGGTCCTTCACGCAGGTCCTCGGCAATGGTGGTGGCCTGAGCCGGGGCGACGTGCAGGGTGGTGAACAGGCGCTCGTTCCCTCGGCGGAGCATATCCATCTGCCCGAAGGCTTCCAGCAAGGCTGGATCTACGAGCTGACCTATGAGGCGACGCGGCCGCTCGTCTTCGACATGGGCTTCATCGCCGTTCGCGAACTGATCAGCTTCCTGAAGACCGAGCGCAGCGATGCCAACCCGCTTTTCAAAGCCGACACATTGCCGAAATTCGCGATCGCCTGGGGCCGTTCCCAATCCGGCCGCTGCATCCGCGATTTCGTCTATCGCGGCTTCAACGCGGATGCGGCGGGCCGCCGCGTCTTCGACGGCGTGCTTCCGCACATCTCCGGTGCCGGCAAGACGATGCTCAATCGCTTCGCCAATCTCGTAGTTGCCGCGTCGCGCCAGTATGAGGACAACCTCAACCCCGCCGACCGCTTCCCCTTCTCCTATGCCATGAGCCGCGACCATATCACCGGACGAGAAGATGCGATCTTGAAGCGCCCGGAAACCGACCCGCTGGTGATCCACACGCAGACAGGCTCGGAATACTGGTATCGCCGCGGCTCGCTAGTCCACACCGACAGCCAGGGCAACGATCTCGAACTGCCGGAGACGGTGCGCTATTATTATTGGGCAAGCTCACAGCACTGGTCCGATCCGATGCCGGCCAAGCCGCCGCTCGGTATCTGCACCAACCACCAGAACATCGTTTCCACGGTCGCCTTCTTCCGCGGCACGCTGACGCTCATGCAGGCATGGCTGGAGGGCAAGGCGCCGCCGCCTAGCCTCTATCCCAAAAGGGAAAATGGCACGCTCGTCTCCTTCGAGACTTGGCGGGCAAATTTCCCGGCCATACCCGGCACGCTTCTGCCTCGAGAACCCAATCGCCTCGCGCATGTCGACTATGGCCCGGATTTCGACACGGGTGCCCCCGCTCCCGCCGATCCGACAATCGATCCGGCGAAAGAATATGCGGTTCTGGTTCCTGCGACCGATGCGGACGGCAACGACCGCGCCGGCCTTCTGGCACCGATGGTGCAGGTGCCGCTTGGAACCTATACCGGCTGGAATCTTCGCAACCGCGGCTACGGCTACGGCGCGTTGCACGATTTCTCCGGCAGCTACATTCCCTTCCCGGAAACCGCCGATGAGCGCCAACTGACCGGCGATCCGCGCCTCGCCATCCTCGAACGGTTCGCGTCACCGCAGGACTATACGGAAGCCATCCGCCGGGTGGCCGAAGAGCTCCGCACCGGAGGCTTCTACCACCCGGAAGACGTCGAATTCGCGACAGCTATGGCGCGGCGTTTCGGCGCGGTCAACCACCTCCATGGCCTCCCGGCCTGA
- a CDS encoding pyridoxal phosphate-dependent aminotransferase: MTYLAKRITESSKKSFGMYARAASLNGAERDLIHMELGSPHADTPEPIKLATIRALMEGNVHYSHLQGIPKLRKALAEKLASNNSLDYSPEEIVITNGLTHASFAAFMAFLDPGDEVILLEPYYPQHVGKIELAGAKPVFAKLDAANRFSINPALIKEKITPKTKMIALINPCNPTGRVYTREELQDLADLAIKHDLLIASDEVYEEILFDTAKHISIASLPGMRERTISMFAFTKSFAMDGWRIGYLTAPANLIEGILKITANDVTHVNTFIQEGAFAAVTGPSEILQELVAEDRIKRDIVVSRLNQMPGITCDWPEGTIYAFPNIAALGIPAQMLAETILEKADVVVEAGSFYGAAGEGHLRVCFGSQSTARVAEAMDRLQHFFGSL, translated from the coding sequence ATGACCTATCTCGCCAAGAGAATTACCGAAAGCTCGAAGAAGTCGTTCGGCATGTATGCGCGGGCCGCCAGCCTGAACGGCGCCGAGCGCGACCTCATCCACATGGAACTCGGTAGCCCGCATGCCGATACGCCGGAGCCCATAAAGCTCGCGACGATCCGGGCGCTGATGGAAGGCAACGTCCATTATTCCCATCTCCAGGGCATCCCGAAGCTGCGCAAGGCGCTGGCGGAAAAGCTAGCGTCGAATAACAGCCTTGACTATTCGCCGGAAGAGATCGTCATTACCAACGGCCTGACACATGCGTCGTTCGCGGCCTTCATGGCGTTTCTCGATCCGGGCGACGAGGTGATCCTGCTCGAACCCTATTACCCGCAGCATGTGGGAAAGATCGAACTGGCCGGCGCCAAGCCGGTCTTCGCAAAGCTGGATGCGGCCAACCGCTTCTCCATCAATCCGGCGCTGATCAAGGAAAAGATCACGCCGAAGACGAAGATGATCGCCCTCATCAATCCCTGCAACCCGACCGGCCGCGTCTATACCCGCGAGGAACTGCAGGATCTTGCGGACCTCGCCATCAAGCATGACCTGTTGATCGCCTCGGATGAGGTCTACGAGGAAATCCTCTTCGATACCGCCAAGCACATTTCCATCGCCTCGTTGCCGGGCATGCGCGAACGGACCATCTCGATGTTCGCCTTCACTAAGAGTTTTGCCATGGACGGATGGCGCATCGGCTATCTCACGGCACCGGCCAATCTCATCGAAGGCATCCTGAAGATCACCGCCAACGACGTGACCCATGTCAACACCTTCATCCAGGAAGGCGCCTTCGCGGCTGTGACCGGCCCCTCGGAAATCCTGCAGGAACTGGTCGCGGAAGATCGCATCAAACGCGACATCGTCGTCAGCCGCCTGAACCAGATGCCCGGCATCACCTGCGACTGGCCGGAAGGCACGATCTACGCTTTCCCTAATATCGCGGCCCTCGGCATTCCAGCCCAGATGCTGGCGGAAACCATTCTGGAAAAAGCCGACGTGGTCGTGGAGGCTGGCAGTTTCTACGGCGCGGCTGGCGAAGGCCACCTGCGCGTCTGCTTCGGCTCCCAGTCCACGGCGCGGGTCGCAGAAGCCATGGACCGGCTGCAACACTTCTTTGGTTCACTGTAA
- a CDS encoding ABC transporter substrate-binding protein, with protein sequence MKRLLACTAFAVSLMVGGAHAATLRFAGPVSPLTFDPHGTNDFTTTALFRQVYDSLVALTPDMKPVPGLAISWTKKDDLTWTFKLREGVKFHDGSTMTADDVVFSIMRAKGSSYYSAYFGQIDKAVAVDGSTVEVSSKQPDPILPEKMVRMFIMSKPWSLANGLEAIPSLGAAGSEAYSLRHENGTGPMKLRQHDPNVKTVFEKFDGYWGGGKGNVTEATYVPITSAPTRISALLSGEVDLVSDVPYQDIERIEATPNLQVRKSPQLLWMQFEMDGSRDVALDTWDKQGNPLKTNPFKDVRVRQAIAQAIDADTIAKRILRGNARVVGIPSIPGFGGYQEDLDKRWPTDVAKAKALLAEAGYPDGFTTQLNCPSERYANSEDICKAAVSMLARIGIDVKLKMYVWPEFAKMLVNGPNTSFHLIGVASSWDVQDAFISLMMTRDTKAGQGSFNWALWHNGEIDKIGQEIRVTFDPAKRQELYRKGIQIAKDQVYAVFLYQPFLVWSAKKNIDGTLRSDSTLLLQDLKLN encoded by the coding sequence ATGAAAAGATTGCTTGCCTGCACGGCGTTTGCCGTCTCGCTTATGGTGGGCGGCGCACATGCGGCAACATTGCGCTTTGCAGGACCCGTCTCGCCGCTGACATTCGATCCGCACGGCACCAACGACTTCACTACCACGGCGCTGTTTCGCCAGGTCTACGACAGCCTCGTCGCGCTGACGCCAGACATGAAGCCGGTTCCGGGTCTCGCGATATCCTGGACCAAGAAGGACGATCTGACCTGGACCTTCAAGCTGCGCGAAGGCGTGAAGTTCCACGACGGCAGCACGATGACGGCCGACGACGTCGTGTTCTCGATCATGCGCGCCAAAGGCAGCAGCTATTACTCCGCCTATTTCGGCCAGATCGACAAGGCGGTTGCGGTCGACGGATCGACGGTCGAAGTCAGCAGCAAGCAGCCCGATCCGATCCTTCCCGAGAAGATGGTCCGCATGTTCATCATGTCGAAGCCATGGTCGCTGGCCAATGGTCTGGAAGCGATCCCGAGCCTCGGCGCCGCCGGCTCCGAGGCTTATTCGTTGCGCCACGAAAACGGCACCGGCCCGATGAAGCTCAGGCAGCACGATCCGAACGTCAAGACCGTGTTCGAGAAGTTCGACGGCTATTGGGGCGGCGGCAAGGGCAATGTCACGGAAGCGACCTACGTGCCGATCACCTCGGCGCCGACGCGAATTTCCGCGCTGCTCTCGGGCGAGGTGGATCTCGTTTCCGACGTGCCGTATCAAGATATCGAGCGCATAGAGGCCACGCCCAACCTGCAGGTCCGCAAGTCGCCGCAGCTTCTGTGGATGCAGTTCGAAATGGACGGCAGCCGCGACGTCGCGCTCGACACCTGGGACAAGCAGGGCAACCCTTTGAAGACAAACCCGTTCAAGGACGTCCGGGTACGCCAGGCGATCGCCCAGGCCATTGATGCCGATACAATCGCCAAGCGTATCCTGCGCGGCAATGCCCGCGTCGTCGGCATCCCGTCCATTCCCGGCTTCGGTGGCTATCAGGAAGACCTCGACAAGCGCTGGCCGACGGATGTCGCCAAGGCCAAGGCGCTGCTTGCGGAGGCCGGCTATCCCGACGGGTTCACGACGCAGCTCAACTGCCCGTCCGAGCGCTACGCCAATTCGGAAGACATTTGCAAAGCGGCCGTTTCGATGCTGGCCCGCATCGGCATTGACGTGAAGCTGAAGATGTATGTCTGGCCTGAGTTCGCAAAAATGCTTGTGAACGGCCCGAATACCAGTTTCCACCTCATCGGGGTGGCGAGCAGTTGGGACGTGCAGGACGCGTTCATTTCGCTGATGATGACCCGCGACACCAAGGCCGGGCAGGGATCCTTTAACTGGGCTCTCTGGCATAACGGCGAGATCGACAAGATCGGCCAGGAAATCCGCGTCACCTTCGATCCCGCCAAGCGGCAGGAGCTCTATCGGAAGGGCATCCAAATCGCCAAAGATCAAGTCTATGCGGTCTTCCTCTACCAGCCATTCCTGGTGTGGAGCGCCAAGAAGAACATCGACGGTACGCTGCGCTCGGATTCAACGCTGCTGCTGCAAGACCTCAAGCTCAACTGA
- a CDS encoding succinylglutamate desuccinylase/aspartoacylase family protein, translating into MTYACEQIALKLSNAGVERSLAIHRFGEPGARPKVYIQAGLHAAEVPGMVIVHHLLPMLRRADGDGKIRGEIVVVPAANPIGLGDTVLGVHLGRNSLASGANFNRGFLDLAAAVVSQLEGQLTDDADANVATIRKAMKGTIAAKTPKTELDDLRLKLLGLACDADYVFDMHAEEDALFAAVMAPWTVEHREKLVSHLDPQLIFYADYPPLFDTACSRPWADLAKHFGTSASIPQACLSVTLELRGSGHVDDDQARQDAANFVTLLTANGSIEGTVAAGKPLVEPIRFEGVEFIRTPVPGIVVYRRLLGDLIEKGEIIAEVVQPFARDLDAVRLEIRSATSGVFFACRHAVVAQADDVVGKVAGEEALADPKHY; encoded by the coding sequence ATGACCTACGCCTGCGAACAGATTGCATTGAAATTATCCAATGCAGGCGTGGAGCGAAGTCTTGCTATTCATCGTTTTGGCGAGCCTGGCGCGAGACCGAAGGTCTATATCCAAGCGGGCCTCCATGCTGCCGAAGTGCCGGGCATGGTCATTGTCCATCACCTTCTGCCGATGCTGCGGCGGGCCGATGGGGACGGCAAAATCCGCGGGGAGATTGTCGTGGTGCCGGCCGCCAATCCGATCGGGTTGGGGGATACCGTGCTCGGCGTCCATCTCGGCCGTAACTCTCTGGCTTCGGGCGCCAATTTCAATCGCGGCTTTCTCGATTTGGCGGCAGCCGTCGTATCTCAACTGGAAGGACAGCTTACCGACGATGCCGATGCAAACGTCGCAACGATCCGAAAGGCTATGAAGGGCACGATTGCCGCCAAGACGCCGAAGACAGAGCTGGACGATCTGCGCTTGAAGCTTCTCGGTCTCGCCTGCGATGCCGATTACGTGTTTGATATGCACGCGGAAGAGGATGCCCTATTCGCGGCCGTCATGGCGCCTTGGACGGTGGAACATAGAGAAAAGCTCGTCAGTCACCTCGATCCGCAACTCATCTTCTATGCCGACTACCCGCCGCTGTTCGATACCGCCTGCAGCCGGCCCTGGGCCGATCTCGCCAAGCACTTCGGCACGAGCGCCTCGATCCCGCAGGCATGCCTCAGCGTGACGCTGGAATTGCGCGGCTCGGGCCATGTCGATGACGACCAGGCAAGACAGGACGCCGCTAATTTCGTGACGCTACTAACCGCCAACGGCAGTATCGAGGGAACTGTTGCGGCCGGCAAGCCGCTGGTCGAGCCGATCCGCTTCGAAGGCGTTGAATTCATCCGCACGCCCGTGCCCGGCATCGTCGTCTACAGGCGGCTTCTCGGTGACCTCATCGAGAAGGGCGAGATCATCGCCGAGGTTGTTCAGCCCTTCGCGCGCGATCTCGATGCCGTCCGGCTGGAAATCCGCAGCGCCACGTCGGGCGTGTTTTTCGCCTGCCGCCATGCCGTTGTCGCCCAGGCGGACGATGTCGTCGGCAAGGTGGCCGGCGAGGAGGCACTGGCTGACCCCAAGCATTATTGA